The following coding sequences lie in one Fusarium poae strain DAOMC 252244 chromosome 1, whole genome shotgun sequence genomic window:
- a CDS encoding hypothetical protein (BUSCO:24046at5125): MAQHGFNQFSNGHSGASIDPNDLAMSGGYSPSFNNNFNNNSGNGTNGFTNSSAMFDDDELLDGLNGPPVTQSGMAGGQDFSGLNMGGFSQNAFSHRNSGLQIDQSHMNGYSSTPDGDPMQSPFNTGFNTQYRQMPNHSLGTSLHSPLSYSESPLAGAMNADSNDPNYLNAKARARMSQQMQRKTSNNSRSPMSPMTPKTATLHGMTIGSQESPGFGGQAMKPTNGQWLNTPAGSIPASYNSGFSSPMQPGMNQISEVMMKGGTSMPAKLGVASNAVSSQEMKRKRRRESHNLVERRRRDNINERIQDLSRLVPTHRLEDEKIRKLIQNGTPLSPSLTGISSPQATSGLAGPGARRATGATAGNITTGLPIEDKDKGPNKGDILNGAVSWTRDLMWMLHLKLQQQEEMMNTIADLGGHFPFEMTEDERRMQTELMDAFNKSENGTFSYSRTAGTGLRVPHHTDYRGESLSGGGGSLDPVAISPDDNLDLNDTNQFWHDPDDNNSGHASVNFKEEDEYGMDLTH, from the coding sequence ATGGCCCAACACGGTTTTAATCAGTTTAGTAACGGTCACAGCGGGGCGAGCATCGACCCAAATGATCTCGCCATGTCCGGTGGCTACTCACCctccttcaacaacaacttcaacaacaactctGGGAACGGCACCAACGGCTTCACAAACAGCTCCGCCatgtttgatgatgatgagcttCTCGATGGCCTCAACGGCCCCCCCGTTACCCAGTCCGGCATGGCCGGCGGCCAGGACTTCTCAGGATTAAACATGGGTGGCTTTTCTCAAAATGCATTCTCCCACCGCAATTCCGGCTTGCAAATTGACCAGTCCCATATGAACGGATACTCAAGTACCCCCGATGGAGATCCCATGCAAAGCCCCTTCAACACTGGTTTTAACACTCAGTACCGACAAATGCCAAACCACTCCCTTGGAACCTCCCTACATTCGCCCTTGTCGTATTCTGAGTCTCCTCTGGCTGGTGCCATGAATGCTGACAGCAACGACCCTAACTACCTCAACGCCAAGGCCAGAGCTCGAATGTCCCAGCAGATGCAGCGAAAAACCTCCAACAATAGCCGTAGTCCCATGTCTCCAATGACCCCTAAGACCGCTACTCTCCATGGGATGACAATTGGATCGCAAGAATCGCCCGGTTTCGGCGGTCAAGCCATGAAGCCAACTAATGGCCAGTGGCTCAACACCCCTGCTGGAAGCATCCCTGCTTCTTACAACTCAGGCTTCTCCTCTCCCATGCAGCCAGGAATGAACCAGATCAGTGAGGTCATGATGAAAGGCGGTACCTCGATGCCTGCGAAGCTTGGCGTTGCCTCAAACGCTGTTTCGTCCCaggagatgaagaggaaaCGCCGTCGAGAGTCTCATAATCTCGTCGAGCGTCGCCGACGAGACAACATCAACGAACGGATCCAGGATCTCAGCAGGCTTGTCCCCACACATCGTCTCGAAGACGAGAAGATCCGAAAGCTGATCCAGAATGGCACGCCCCTGTCACCTTCATTGACTGGAATCTCTAGCCCTCAGGCGACCTCAGGGCTTGCTGGACCAGGCGCTAGAAGAGCCACTGGAGCCACTGCAGGCAACATCACAACAGGTCTTCCTATTGAAGATAAGGACAAGGGCCCCAACAAGGGCGATATACTAAACGGCGCTGTCAGCTGGACCCGAGATTTGATGTGGATGCTCCATCTTAAGCTTCAACAGCAAGAGGAGATGATGAACACTATTGCTGACCTCGGTGGCCACTTCCCCTTTGAGATGACAGAGGATGAGCGACGTATGCAGACCGAGCTCATGGACGCTTTCAACAAGAGCGAGAATGGCACTTTCTCATACTCTCGCACAGCTGGGACTGGTCTGCGAGTGCCTCATCATACCGATTATCGCGGCGAGTCCCTGTCGGGTGGGGGTGGCAGCCTCGACCCTGTTGCTATCAGCCCAGACGACAACCTCGACCTGAACGATACAAATCAATTCTGGCATGACCCTGATGACAACAACAGTGGCCATGCTTCCGTCAATTTCAAGGAGGAAGACGAGTACGGCATGGATCTCACGCACTAA
- a CDS encoding hypothetical protein (BUSCO:16123at5125), with protein sequence MAVPSVTSDNFLAVALVVNRSRDGPAFVFHYPAQVEPHSKSSSVTGNELEDILLERLSQQSFSDVADDAPVSKQGRNPDEHSFTESGSQIVPWERVAGFPARDLAGILTPARSYHKRLFQLSLDPLYCVSYPIHVPENGRWKKPKKASRAEKRSTYNDEQLAPHEAGPATTGKATEQPAEEKEVKKDEGKDKDDEKRSSMTMFNLVFILNPSSNEVKDVIESLYDHIIKKVSKAFKYSQQHSEFVWKESKRILVAKDKAREERKRMSVLWKEILQSSSLAAAMHDIYEAVSQNRIAALHLDTASGALTPSVQIPVPFYIDDLPQGEEGTQRGLWLTTANTFISQDALEEPGFLDRNFALLLTDDEKKIISELQADPDPTTASMVEFVRLSKPTQSFYQVGQSDILTLGQVRKYAQHFIFWRRAIAIPPLHAKDQYILSPNSDLSRLPLDTLEWQRAFPLAPPLPNFLAELSQAPRPYKQFSPSKAHRPTYLLMLAWLMRRGWVTQLCTYAYVVVWPEILYEVEYEIEAEELRAAADPSKDKDSKEDDSSTATSVPRTSESSEGHSGTDGSHIPTVAEQAAEKARLERIASKAQRDAAEKATAHARKPIPVATAHPSVNDHPHLQGLVPYIILDAKKATGKESRYLSTIARRFNDEKLANSWQVMCKYFDGRCALERIALQEEMKRKLVWNTLTAMSEYLLCTRHW encoded by the exons ATGGCTGTGCCCAGTGTCACCAGCGACAACTTCCTCGCCGTCGCCCTCGTAGTTAACCGTTCGCGTGATGGTCCAGCTTTCGTGTTTCATTATCCTGCGCAAGTTGAGCCTCACTCAAAGTCGAGTTCAGTTACCGGGAACGAGCTCGAAGACATCCTGCTCGAACGCCTATCGCAGCAGAGCTTCTCAGATGTTGCCGATGACGCGCCTGTTTCTAAGCAGGGACGGAATCCAGATGAACACTCCTTCACAGAGTCGGGATCGCAGATCGTACCTTGGGAGCGTGTGGCGGGTTTCCCTGCCCGCGATCTAGCCGGTATTCTGACGCCTGCCCGCTCATACCACAAACGGCTCTTTCAATTATCATTAGATCCACTGTATTGTGTATCGTATCCCATTCATGTTCCTGAGAACGGCAGGTGGAAGAAGCCTAAGAAGGCATCACGCGCCGAAAAGCGCTCTACCTACAACGATGAACAACTAGCTCCACATGAAGCTGGTCCTGCAACGACAGGAAAGGCAACTGAACAGCCTGCCGAAGAGAAGGAGGTCAAGAAAGATGAAGGCAAAGACAAGGACGACGAGAAACGTAGCTCAATGACCATGTTCAACCTTGTCTTTATCCTCAATCCTAGCAGCAACGAGGTTAAGGATGTTATCGAGTCTTTATACGATCACATCATAAAGAAAGTTAGCAAGGCTTTCAAGTACAGCCAACAACATAGCGAGTTTGTCTGGAAAGAATCGAAGCGGATACTTGTCGCAAAGGACAAGGCGCGAGAGGAGC GCAAACGGATGAGTGTCCTTTGGAAGGAGATATTACAAAGTTCGTCACTGGCCGCTGCCATGCACGATATATACGAGGCAGTCTCACAAAACAGGATTGCAGCTCTGCATCTTGATACTGCATCCGGTGCTTTGACCCCCTCCGTTCAGATTCCTGTGCCCTTCTACATCGATGATCTCCCACAAGGCGAAGAGGGTACTCAGCGTGGCCTGTGGCTGACAACAGCAAACACTTTCATCAGCCAAGATGCCCTCGAGGAGCCCGGTTTCCTCGATCGTAACTTTGCTCTGTTACTGACAGacgacgagaagaagatcattTCTGAGCTTCAAGCTGATCCGGATCCCACTACAGCCTCCATGGTCGAGTTTGTGCGGTTGTCAAAACCAACACAATC CTTCTATCAGGTTGGTCAAAGCGACATCCTCACTTTAGGCCAAGTTCGAAAGTATGCCCAGCATTTTATCTTTTGGCGCCGTGCAATCGcaattcctcctcttcatgCCAAGGACCAGTACATCCTGTCTCCCAATAGCGACCTCTCTCGCCTTCCCCTTGACACTCTCGAATGGCAGCGGGCATTCCCCCTGGCTCCACCACTCCCCAACTTCCTGGCCGAGCTATCTCAGGCGCCCCGGCCATACAAGCAGTTCTCACCCAGCAAAGCCCATCGTCCCACTTATCTACTTATGCTTGCCTGGCTCATGCGCCGCGGCTGGGTTACTCAATTATGTACCTATGCCTATGTTGTTGTCTGGCCTGAGATTCTGTATGAGGTCGAGTACGAGATAGAGGCCGAGGAGCTCAGAGCTGCCGCAGATCCaagcaaagacaaagatTCCAAGGAAGACGACTCCTCCACGGCCACTTCGGTCCCCCGCACATCCGAGTCTTCCGAAGGACACTCCGGTACTGATGGCTCCCATATACCTACTGTTGCTGAGCAGGCTGCTGAAAAAGCCCGCCTGGAGCGTATCGCTTCCAAAGCCCAGCGTGACGCCGCGGAAAAGGCTACTGCGCACGCCCGAAAACCCATCCCAGTTGCAACTGCGCATCCATCCGTTAACGACCATCCACATCTTCAAGGACTGGTACCATACATCATACTAGATGCCAAAAAGGCCACTGGAAAAGAGTCTCGCTACCTGTCGACTATCGCGCGTCGCTTCAACGACGAAAAGTTAGCAAACAGCTGGCAAGTTATGTGCAAGTATTTCGATGGACGTTGTGCGCTTGAACGCATCGCATTACAAGAGGAAATGAAGCGGAAGCTGGTATGGAACACACTAACAGCCATGAGCGAGTATCTTCTCTGCACTCGTCATTGGTGA
- a CDS encoding hypothetical protein (BUSCO:23987at5125) gives MTSSPASLDFGHVPFLDLTYDNNESHDSALKLILTLMPDWASEDSNIEFVRFTDGITNTLLKAINSRPGMSKLDVDRDAILLRAYGHGTAVLIDREREAENHELLMKHGLATQLLARFKNGMMYRYILGKPARAQDLSEPLILSAIARRLAHWHATVPCLPDPNHTRDDQHVNGNASTNASTNGHANGCVNGDSDKSRQEQIDSTAPGKPPPNMWTTIQKWIFALPTDTDAQRERQALLQAELKEMVHKLSQRPGLGKNGLVFAHCDLLCANVIIHEDEDAAPTVDFIDYEYATPSPAAFDVANHFAEWAGYDCDYSAVPRQDQRLAFVTEYIKSYFALTGESVNEEEEVRKLMVEVDAYRGVPGFYWGIWSQIQAVISKIDFDYAQYAELRLGEYWAYKAEEDGSRKASGQDMPLREQTWWRNE, from the exons ATGACATCCTCACCGGCCAGCCTCGATTTTGGCCATGTCCCTTTCTTGGACTTGACCTACGACAACAATGAATCACACGACTCGGCCCTCAAACTCATCTTAACTCTCATGCCGGATTGGGCTAGCGAAGACTCAAACATTGAATTTGTGCGCTTCACTGATGGTATCACCAACACTCTTTTAAAAGCCATCAACAGCCGTCCTGGCATGTCAAAGCTCGATGTTGACCGAGATGCCATTCTGCTGCGTGCTTATGGTCACGGAACTGCCGTTCTCATTGACCGTGAACGTGAGGCTGAGAACCATGAGCTACTCATGAAGCACGGCCTTGCTACTCAGTTGCTTGCTCGTTTCAAAAATGGCATGATGTACCGTTATATCCTGGGCAAGCCTGCCCGCGCCCAGGATCTCAGTGAACCTCTTATCCTATCTGCCATTGCCCGACGTCTCGCACACTGGCATGCGACTGTCCCTTGCCTACCAGACCCAAACCACACCCGGGATGATCAGCACGTAAACGGTAATGCCAGTACCAATGCTTCTACCAACGGTCATGCCAATGGCTGTGTGAATGGAGACAGCGACAAGTCCCGTCAAGAACAAATTGATAGTACTGCTCCGGGCAAGCCTCCGCCTAACATGTGGACTACCATTCAAAAATGGATCTTTGCTTTGCCAACTGATACGGATGCTCAGCGAGAAAGGCAAGCCCTTCTACAGGCCGAGTTGAAGGAGATGGTACACAAGTTGAGTCAACGGCCTGGCCTTGGCAAGAACGGG CTTGTATTTGCACATTGCGATCTGCTATGTGCCAACGTTATCATCcacgaagatgaagatgcagcacctACAGTCGACTTCATCGACTACGAGTATGCTACTCCTTCGCCTGCCGCGTTTGATGTGGCGAACCATTTCGCAGAGTGGGCGGGATACGACTGCGATTACTCAGCCGTCCCTAGACAGGACCAGCGACTTGCTTTTGTGACAGAGTACATTAAGTCCTACTTTGCGTTAACAGGCGAGAGTGTcaacgaggaagaggaagtgCGCAAACTTATGGTTGAAGTCGATGCCTACCGAGGAGTGCCAGGCTTCTACTGGGGTATCTGGTCACAAATCCAAGCTGTCATCTCAAAGATTGACTTTGACTATGCTCAGTATGCTGAACTGCGCCTGGGCGAGTACTGGGCATACAAGGCTGAGGAGGATGGTAGCCGAAAAGCCTCAGGCCAAGATATGCCACTGAGGGAGCAGACGTGGTGGCGCAACGAGTAG
- a CDS encoding hypothetical protein (TransMembrane:1 (i360-382o)~BUSCO:1721at5125): MSRDDYTPRGLSDLESHLDIAGERQRPHFDVGTGSEPIAPSPNQQGQHVTLNAALEVDMLRHKLRTLENLVERYGISPHVPSLSEAEEARALQYRCECLESACRQQSELKLIRNNDPCLRCRASNRPCDANNPCSRCSGVSSSDSEIHWSVLGCYRGSVTSLVDVLLQGSFAWSQPHTPLTPSNPRRGSINDKILAQNPALSTVTRSAWRVDFQDTFWWQDGEPGLGEGVNHPPGPGYHDQGAPPPVLQLISSSPSFRGVAFDILEILSLSGQLSISREEEQAVHPALFRAKQLLREIVYYDASQPKPLLRIETSFPPRTPIDVRPSTERNVLLRECTRRYLVSLDFAASNLQSMSARQWLGVFISLCIFSAVDTILVDLAWSFQGNDPSQAGTTPTERPDQVIRSVYQVLVSLFSISSDPLANSSESDDPIVRNIARIIRREYWPPRHLFSSIDFLMSLGAGETPNHGFNGFVMPSQFALPNDIAGRARRHTISDDMSPYPESRRPSGGEPISPSRLKSSSRRTSLRRVYCDKCNEHPDGFRGDHELRRHIDAKHSATVKRWVCKEPKTLLPSSPQPVIPLSRCKACLAQKRYGAYYNAAAHLRRAHFRPHRVGKASGDWPSMSVLKDWMREVRQSVDVPDEHISSGEDDMDEFPSPANYRDSMSHQAPMIPEAQPPAAVLGPLLSSSTIDQSIPIERASPSRRPAENRTRCPHPDCGREFRDLASHMLTHQEERPEKCPIVTCEYHTKGFARKYDKNRHALTHYRGSMVCPFCPGVGSPFEKVFTRADVFKRHLTAAHQVDQTGHSSGHRLPGGDDPVGTKARCSICKNGFSTAQDFYEHLDDCVLGVIVPSGSTSSQQTRLQGSP; the protein is encoded by the exons ATGAGCCGGGATGACTACACTCCACGGGGCCTATCCGACCTGGAGTCCCATCTTGATATTGCCGGCGAACGTCAGCGACCTCACTTTGATGTTGGCACTGGGTCGGAGCCAATTGCACCATCACCAAACCAGCAAGGCCAACATGTCACTCTCAATGCCGCTCTCGAGGTCGATATGCTGCGGCACAAACTCCGCACCCTCGAAAATCTTGTTGAACGTTACG GAATTTCGCCACACGTTCCCTCTCTTtctgaagctgaagaagccCGAGCTCTTCAATATCGTTGCGAATGCCTCGAGTCCGCGTGCAGGCAACAGA GCGAGCTGAAGCTCATCCGCAATAACGATCCTTGTCTCCGGTGTCGAGCCTCGAACAGACCA TGTGACGCAAACAACCCGTGTTCCCGCTGCTCGGGAGTGTCCTCGTCTGACTCGGAGATACATTGGAGCGTCCTTGGATGCTATCGTGGGTCTGTCACATCCCTTGTTGATGTTCTGCTCCAAG GGTCGTTTGCTTGGTCACAACCTCATACGCCGTTGACGCCCTCTAACCCCCGTCGCGGCAGCATTAATGATAAAATACTAGCACAGAACCCTGCTCTTTCAACTGTCACAAGGTCTGCCTGGAGAGTTGATTTCCAGGATACGTTCTGGTGGCAAGACGGAGAGCCTGGTCTTGGTGAAGGCGTTAACCATCCACCGGGACCAGGTTACCACGATCAAGGAGCTCCGCCGCCTGTTCTCCAGCTCATTTCTTCCAGCCCGAGTTTTCGGGGCGTTGCCTTCGACATTCTTGAGATATTGAGTCTGAGCGGTCAACTTTCTATTTcgcgagaagaagaacaggCGGTACATCCCGCTCTTTTCCGCGCAAAACAACTACTACGAGAGATTGTGTACTACGATGCATCTCAGCCGAAACCCCTCTTACGAATCGAAACCAGCTTTCCTCCCCGGACTCCTATTGATGTTCGTCCTTCGACTGAACGGAACGTGCTCTTGAGGGAATGCACACGGCGGTACCTAGTCTCATTGGATTTCGCAGCCTCAAACTTGCAAAGCATGAGTGCCAGGCAATGGCTAGGAGTTTTTATCTCCCTTTGCATTTTTAGTGCTGTGGACACTATTTTGGTAGATCTTGCTTGGTCCTTCCAGGGAAATGACCCGTCACAAGCAGGTACAACACCGACAGAAAGGCCTGACCAAGTTATCCGAAGCGTGTATCAGGTGCTAGTTTCTCTATTCAGTATTTCGAGCGATCCCTTGGCGAACAGCTCGGAATCCGACGACCCAATTGTCCGCAACATCGCTCGGATTATCAGGCGCGAATATTGGCCTCCTAGGCACCTTTTCTCAAGCATCGACTTTCTTATGAGCCTTGGTGCAGGCGAAACGCCTAATCATGGGTTTAACGGTTTTGTCATGCCGA GCCAATTTGCACTGCCGAACGATATAGCGGGACGTGCTCGCAGACACACAATAAGTGATGACATGTCGCCATATCCAGAATCGAGACGACCTTCAGGTGGCGAGCCCATCTCACCGTCGAGACTAAAATCTTCGTCCCGCCGAACCTCGTTACGGCGTGTCTATTGCGACAAGTGCAACGAGCATCCGGACGGGTTTCGGGGTGACCATGAACTGCGGCGCCATATAGATGCTAAGCATTCAGCCACAGTGAAACGATGGGTTTGTAAAGAGCCGAAAACCCTGCTACCTTCTTCACCGCAACCCGTCATACCATTGTCGAGGTGCAAGGCATGCCTAGCACAGAAGCGCTACGGGGCATACTACAATGCCGCCGCACATCTTCGCCGAGCGCATTTCCGGCCTCATAGGGTAGGCAAGGCCAGTGGCGATTGGCCATCCATGAGTGTTTTGAAGGATTGGATGCGGGAAGTACGCCAATCAGTTGATGTACCGGACGAGCATATTTCCAGTGGCGAAGACGATATGGACGAATTTCCTTCACCAGCCAACTACAGAGACTCAATGTCTCATCAAGCTCCCATGATTCCCGAAGCCCAACCGCCTGCCGCTGTACTAGGGCCACTTCTCTCCTCGAGTACTATTGACCAGTCGATACCGATTGAACGAGCTAGCCCATCTCGACGACCCGCCGAAAACCGAACGAGGTGTCCCCATCCAGACTGTGGTCGAGAATTCCGTGACTTGGCATCTCACATGCTCACACACCAAGAGGAGAGGCCCGAAAAGTGCCCGATTGTAACGTGCGAATACCATACGAAAGGATTTGCGCGCAAGTACGATAAGAACCGCCATGCCCTTACTCATTATCGTGGGTCAATGGTGTGCCCATTCTGCCCTGGAGTCGGAAGTCCTTTCGAGAAGGTGTTTACGCGTGCGGATGTCTTTAAACGACACTTGACTGCTGCTCATCAAGTTGATCAGACGGGTCATAGCAGTGGTCACAGACTACCTGGAGGTGACGATCCGGTAGGCACAAAAGCAAGGTGTTCCATATGCAAAAACGGGTTCAGTACTGCTCAAGACTTctacgagcatcttgacgaCTGTGTACTGGGCGTCATTGTGCCGTCTGGAAGTACGTCAAGTCAACAAACCCGTTTGCAGGGATCGCCATAA
- a CDS encoding hypothetical protein (TransMembrane:9 (o150-176i188-209o215-237i258-281o297-316i429-447o459-480i492-514o520-538i)~BUSCO:8364at5125) codes for MVHRHHESAVPAVIPVPHGPADSDSEQISNEPIAYATADERRIFSHVTRPDDSYNEDGVYWADLPLSQRYRFVSKVDNDAAKEEAATAWAMFKEDPLSPLSWYFRHAVIPGAGLGLEGYVLFSIGNLEPLFKAVWPDCWGKEPTTCSHNWVASVTYLEIIGIMVGQAVVGVMGDWVGRRWGLIQDAAIMFIGLLMLTASWGLTLQGWVICYAWSLFFYGFGVGGEYPITATSSLEGVSSGGRISTREDRLHRGRRVTTAFLMQGWGQFVNQVVLIALLAIFNNGKSSPPYSASAAQYTFRLSFAFPAIGTLWLLYYRTYRMRSAGKQLAEAKKRSNVTGYDLNALRHCFTNFGGRLLATSGTWFCNDVFFYGNKLFQGQFIKVISPDSNSIFTTWTWNLVNITVSLAGYYLASLLIDNKMYGRKMMQQVGFFMCFLMFVIPAFKYDYYTSPAGIHSFQAMYFISSFFNQFGPNSVTFLVAGEVFPTPIRATAHGFSACIGKSGALLASVLYNYIDDQTKFYLVPWFGLAGMLLTWVFLPDTTGLDLKEQERRWHYIRDGKESEYHGVAVNPIHLSLWERLRGLGKNYDPEADWRAKVQDMRTEWELVQANRGPKETEGAMPEDGEFSPEIHEFFKRSSPKHIGRRDESLMVDSVNEKTAAPSDDSITK; via the exons ATGGTTCACAGGCATCACGAGTCTGCGGTGCCGGCAGTGATCCCTGTTCCGCACGGTCCTGCCGACAGCGACTCTGAGCAAATCTCAAACGAGCCCATTGCTTATGCTACTGCTGATGAGCGCCGCATCTTCAGTCATGTAACACGCCCAGATGATTCCTACAACGAGGATGGCGTTTACTGGGCCGACCTGCCTTTGTCACAGCGCTATCGCTTCGTCTCAAAGGTCGATAACGATGCtgccaaggaagaggctgcaACTGCCTGGGCAATGTTCAAGGAAGACCCTCTGTCACCTTTGTCCTGGTACTTTCGCCATGCTGTCATTCCCGGTgccggtcttggtcttgagggcTATGTCCTCTTCTCCATTGGTAACCTCGAGCCTCTGTTCAAGGCTGTTTGGCCTGATTGCTGGGGCAAGGAGCCCACTACCTGCTCTCACAACTGGGTTGCCTCTGTGACGTACCTTGAGATTATCGGTATCATGGTTGGTCAGGCCGTCGTTGGT GTTATGGGTGACTGGGTTGGTCGCCGATGGGGTCTTATTCAAGATGCCGCCATCATGTTTATCGGTCTCCTTATGCTCACGGCTTCTTGGGGACTTACCCTTCAGGGCTGGGTTATTTGCTACGCTTggtctctcttcttctacgGTTTCGGTGTTGGAGGCGAGTACCCCATTACAGCTACCTCGTCTCTCGAGGGTGTTTCCTCCGGTGGCAGAATTTCCACTCGTGAGGATCGTCTGCACCGTGGTCGCCGTGTCACCACAGCTTTCCTGATGCAGGGTTGGGGTCAGTTCGTCAACCAGGTCGTCCTCATTGCTCTCctcgccatcttcaacaacggAAAAAGCTCGCCCCCCTACAGCGCCTCTGCCGCACAGTACACCTTCCGCCTGTCCTTTGCGTTCCCCGCCATTGGTACGCTCTGGCTCCTCTATTACCGTACCTACCGCATGCGCAGCGCTGGTAAGCAGCTcgccgaggccaagaagcgCTCAAACGTCACTGGTTACGATCTGAACGCCCTTCGACACTGCTTCACCAACTTTGGTGGCCGCCTTTTGGCTACTTCTGGTACTTGGTTTTGCAACGATGTCTTCTTCTACGGCAACAAGCTCTTCCAAGGCCAGTTCATCAAGGTCATTTCTCCCGACAGCAACTCCATTTTCACCACCTGGACCTGGAACCTTGTCAACATCACCGTCTCTCTGGCCGGTTACTACCTCGCTTCCCTGCTTATTGACAACAAGATGTACGGCCGCAAAATGATGCAGCAGgttggcttcttcatgtgCTTCCTGATGTTCGTCATCCCCGCCTTCAAGTACGACTACTACACCAGCCCTGCCGGAATACACTCCTTCCAGGCCATGTACTTcatctcctctttcttcaaCCAGTTTGGTCCCAACTCAGTTACCTTCCTCGTCGCCGGTGAGGTTTTCCCTACACCCATTCGCGCCACAGCCCACGGTTTCTCTGCCTGCATCGGCAAATCTGGCGCTCTCCTTGCCTCCGTTCTCTACAACTACATCGACGACCAGACCAAGTTTTACCTCGTCCCTTGGTTCGGTCTTGCTGGCATGCTTCTTACTTGGGTTTTCCTCCCTGACACCACTGGTCTCGACCTCAAGGAGCAGGAGCGTCGCTGGCACTACATCCGCGACGGCAAGGAGAGCGAGTACCACGGTGTCGCTGTTAACCCTATCCATCTGTCCCTCTGGGAGCGTCTTCGAGGCCTTGGCAAGAACTACGATCCTGAGGCTGACTGGCGCGCCAAGGTTCAGGACATGCGCACCGAGTGGGAGCTTGTCCAGGCCAACCGCGGCCCCAAGGAGACTGAGGGCGCCATGCCCGAAGATGGCGAGTTCTCTCCCGAGATCCACGAGTTCTTCAAGCGCTCTAGCCCCAAGCACATTGGTCGACGAGATGAATCTCTCATGGTAGACTCAGTGAACGAGAAGACGGCCGCGCCTTCTGATGATTCCATTACGAAATAA